A region of Denticeps clupeoides chromosome 19, fDenClu1.1, whole genome shotgun sequence DNA encodes the following proteins:
- the opn7a gene encoding opsin 7, group member a produces MGVLADNITFDSSISPAADIAVAVTYSIFGVCSLCGNSILLYVSYQKKQLLKPAELFIVNLACSDLGMTFTLYPLAVSSSFYHRWLFGRVVCVFYAFCGVLFGICSLATLTVLSTICCLKVCYPLYGNRFSHAHGQLLVACVWAYALLFAALPLLHLGAFGPEPYGTACCIDWARSGREAAARCYTLLLLFCCYVVPSGLIAASYALILLTVRDSRRALRQHWPSHTHTHTGDAQSVIVKLSVAVCIGFLVAWSPYAAVSMWAAFGRMDEIPPLAFAVPAVFAKTSPLYNPLVSLLLKPNFRQDLAVLGRRCAAALCQAWRCHCDGCQCLNPQQQSLQTLWSPVELKDNLHPGVTAAAPGACELGHDPFESFRLYPRGHQLGMNTVQLTVSHVHTRTPPFVHAGQVQRPVQVLVHGKAGSEGEGLEITLETVATQKTTPT; encoded by the exons ATGGGTGTGCTGGCCGATAACATCACGTTTGATTCCAGTATTTCGCCAGCTGCAGACATCGCCGTTGCGGTCACCTACTCCATATTCG gtgtgtgttctctgtgtggGAACAGCATACTGCTCTACGTCTCCTATCAGAAGAAACAGCTGCTGAAACCCGCCGAGCTTTTCATCGTTAACCTGGCGTGCAGTGACCTCGGTATGACCTTTACCCTTTACCCTCTGGCTGTCAGCTCCAGCTTCTACCACAG gtggTTGTTTGGccgggtggtgtgtgtgttctatgcATTCTGTGGAGTTCTGTTCGGCATCTGCAGCCTGGCGACCCTCACCGTACTCAGCACCATCTGCTGCCTCAAAGTCTGCTATCCCCTTTATG gtaACCGGTTCAGCCACGCCCACGGCCAGCTTCTGGTGGCGTGTGTGTGGGCGTACGCCCTCCTGTTCGCCGCCCTGCCGCTGCTGCACCTGGGCGCGTTCGGGCCGGAGCCGTACGGCACGGCCTGCTGCATCGACTGGGCGCGGTCGGGCCGCGAGGCGGCGGCGCGGTGCtacacgctgctgctgctcttctgcTGCTACGTGGTGCCGTCCGGCCTCATCGCCGCCTCGTACGCACTCATCCTCCTGACGGTCCGGGACTCGCGCCGCGCCCTGCGGCAGCACTggccctcacacactcacactcacaccggGGACGCGCAGAGTGTCATCGTGAAG CTGAGCGTGGCCGTGTGCATCGGTTTCCTGGTGGCGTGGAGTCCGTACGCCGCGGTGTCCATGTGGGCGGCGTTCGGGCGCATGGATGAAATCCCTCCGCTGGCGTTCGCCGTTCCCGCCGTCTTCGCCAAGACGTCTCCTCTCTACAACCCGCTGGTGTCCCTGCTGCTCAAACCCAACTTCCGCCAGGACCTGGCCGTCCTCGGGCGCCGGTGCGCCGCAGCGCTGTGCCAGGCGTGGCGGTGTCACTGCGACGGCTGCCAGTGTCTGAACCCACAACAGCAGAGCCTGCAGACGCTGTGGAGCCCGGTGGAGCTGAAAGACAACTTGCACCCTGGAGTG ACCGCGGCAGCACCGGGTGCGTGCGAACTCGGCCACGACCCCTTCGAGAGTTTCCGCCTCTACCCGCGTGGACACCAGCTCGGCATGAACACCGTGCAGCTCACAGTCTCACACGTTCACACACGCACCCCGCCGTTCGTGCACGCCGGCCAGGTGCAGAGGCCGGTGCAGGTGCTGGTCCACGGGAAAGCGGGTTCCGAGGGGGAGGGTCTGGAGATCACCCTGGAGACGGTTGCCACGCAGAAGACCACGCCCACCTGA